The proteins below are encoded in one region of Populus alba chromosome 2, ASM523922v2, whole genome shotgun sequence:
- the LOC118042217 gene encoding arginase 1, mitochondrial, translated as MSIIGKRGIHYLQKLKTANIPPELLEKGQNRVIDASLTLIRERAKLKGELLRALGGVKASTTLLGVPLGHNSSFLQGPAFAPPRIREAIWCGSTNSSTEEGKELNDPRVLTDVGDVPVQEIRDCGVDDDRLMNVISESVKLVMEEDPLRPLVLGGDHSISFPVVRAVSEKLGGPVDILHLDAHPDIYHCFEGNKYSHASSFARIMEGGYARRLLQVGIRSITKEGREQGKRFGVEQYEMRTFSRDRQRLENLKLGEGVKGVYISIDVDCLDPAFAPGVSHIEPGGLSFRNVLDILHNLQADVVAADVVEFNPQRDTVDGMTAMVAAKLVRELTAKISK; from the exons ATGTCAATTATAGGGAAGAGAGGGATTCATTACTTGCAAAAACTAAAAACTGCAAATATCCCTCCCGAATTGCTAGAAAAAGGCCAAAATCGCGTTATCGATGCTTCTCTCACGCTTATTCGCGAGCGTGCTAAGCTTAAG gGAGAGCTTTTGCGCGCGTTAGGAGGTGTTAAAGCATCCACAACGCTTCTTGGAGTTCCTTTGGGACACAATTCATCGTTTCTTCAAGGACCGGCGTTTGCTCCTCCGCGTATTAGGGAAGCGATTTGGTGTGGCAGCACGAATTCGAGCACGGAAGAAG GTAAAGAATTAAATGATCCACGAGTGCTAACTGATGTTGGTGATGTTCCGGTTCAAGAAATTCGAGATTGTGGTGTGGATGATGATAGACTGATGAATGTTATTAGTGAATCAGTCAAGCTCGTGATGGAAGAG GATCCATTGCGTCCGTTAGTCTTAGGTGGTGATCACTCAATATCTTTTCCTGTGGTTAGAGCTGTCTCTGAGAAGCTTGGGGGTCCTGTAGATATTCTTCATCTAGATGCCCATCCTGACATCTATCATTGCTTTGAAGGAAATAAGTATTCTCATGCATCTTCGTTTGCCCGGATTATGGAGGGTGGTTATGCTCGGCGGCTTTTGCAA GTGGGTATCAGATCAATAACAAAAGAAGGGCGTGAGCAAGGTAAACGTTTTGGAGTAGAGCAATATGAAATGCGAACCTTCTCAAGGGATCGGCAGCGATTGGAAAAtctg AAACTAGGGGAAGGTGTAAAAGGTGTGTATATCTCCATAGATGTGGACTGCCTTGATCCTGCCTTTGCTCCTGGCGTATCACATATTGAGCCAGGTGGTCTTTCTTTCCGTAATGTTCTCGACATTCTTCACAACCTTCAAGCTGATGTTGTTGCGGCCGATGTGGTTGAATTCAATCCACAACGTGACACTGTTGATGGAATGACTGCAATGGTTGCTGCTAAGCTGGTAAGGGAACTGACTGCAAAAATCTCAAAATGA
- the LOC118042214 gene encoding 21 kDa protein: MNRLGLSIPLLLLSILCISGTVEPARFARHSRPRAYIETACTKTLYPSLCTQYLSVFANSTIQTPQQLAQAALSVSLYKALQTRRFMLKVVKELKAMKSTDYQAVKDCLDQIGDSVDQLSQSVRELHRLEHPGAAGGGDVFWHVSNFETWVSSAMTDASTCVDELPGKDMNKLKAVIKAKVLNVAQTASNALALFHRYASKHKP; encoded by the coding sequence ATGAATCGTCTCGGCCTTTCCATACCGCTTCTGCTGCTATCCATACTTTGCATTTCAGGCACGGTGGAACCGGCAAGGTTTGCCAGGCATTCCCGGCCTCGGGCCTATATCGAGACTGCGTGCACGAAGACCCTTTATCCATCACTATGCACCCAATACCTATCAGTCTTTGCAAACTCAACAATACAAACCCCTCAACAACTAGCCCAAGCTGCCTTATCCGTGAGCCTATACAAGGCCCTCCAAACAAGAAGATTCATGTTGAAAGTGGTCAAGGAGCTCAAGGCAATGAAATCTACGGATTACCAGGCTGTGAAGGACTGCTTGGATCAAATTGGTGATAGCGTGGATCAACTTAGCCAATCAGTTAGAGAGCTCCATCGCCTGGAACATCCAGGTGCTGCGGGTGGCGGTGACGTCTTCTGGCATGTAAGTAATTTCGAGACTTGGGTAAGCTCTGCCATGACTGATGCCAGTACTTGTGTGGATGAGTTACCGGGGAAGGATATGAACAAGTTAAAGGCTGTAATCAAGGCCAAGGTTTTGAATGTGGCACAGACTGCTAGCAATGCATTAGCCTTGTTTCACCGGTACGCTTCAAAGCACAAGCCATAA
- the LOC118042215 gene encoding uncharacterized protein, which yields MPSLHLPSRFSSPSFPLINLTTTKRPISTTAITMSLSSSPSPSISNNPKEHKDTENLIAQVLKYHNQTKHFFTNYARGPHGLDWANQPNPFRRYVSSPLLSLLHFPVENNQDSTSVSAPLYHSLFNSLPSPKPISKSSISQLFYDSLALSAWKTTGFSTWSLRVNPSSGNLHPTEAYIISPAVDSVCDSAFVAHYAPKEHSLELRAKIPDTFLPSFFPSNAFLIGVSSIFWREAWKYGERAFRYCNHDVGHAIAAISLAAAELGWDVKLLDGLGSKELERLMGLGIYQGFRIPDKPIKGKFPEIEFEHPDCVLVVFPNGVNDFKVDYKELSLAIMEFGNLEWIGNPNSLSKKHVCWDVIYTTAEAVKKPLKIDDKFLVDKFQSSGVCSEGSYKGFSAREIIRKRRSAVDMDGVTKIERDTFYQIMLHCLPSGCGSGEKQKRQLALPFRALSWDAEVHAVLFVHRVVGLPKGLYFLVRNEDHLDELKKSTRAEFKWEKPEGCPDDLPLYELARGDCQQIAKQLSCHQDIASDGCFSLGMVAHFEPTLHSKGAWMYPRLFWETGVLGQVLYLEAHAVGISATGIGCFFDDPVHENLGLRGSSFQSLYHFTVGGPVLDKRIMNLPAYPGPSTDA from the exons ATGCCATCACTACACCTGCCTTCAAGGTTTTCTTCTCCATCGTTTCCTCTCATAAATCTCACCACCACGAAAAGACCAATCTCCACCACCGCAATCACCATGTCCCTCTCTTCTTCACCGTCACCATCAATATCAAACAACCCCAAAGAACACAAAGACACTGAAAACCTAATAGCCCAAGTCTTAAAATACCACAATCAAACCAAACACTTCTTTACTAACTATGCTAGAGGCCCTCATGGTCTTGACTGGGCTAACCAACCTAACCCTTTTAGACGTTACGTTTCTTCTCCACTTCTCTCCCTCCTTCACTTCCCCGTTGAAAATAATCAAGATTCGACTTCTGTTTCCGCTCCTTTGTATCATTCTCTTTTCAATTCACTTCCATCTCCAAAACCCATTTCTAAATCCTCAATTTCTCAGTTGTTTTATGATTCTTTAGCCTTGTCTGCTTGGAAAACAACTGGCTTTTCTACCTGGTCTCTCAGGGTTAATCCCAGTAGTGGCAATTTGCATCCCACAGAGGCTTATATTATTAGCCCAGCGGTTGATTCTGTTTGTGATTCTGCTTTTGTAGCACATTATGCACCAAAAGAGCATTCTTTGGAACTTAGAGCGAAAATTCCAGATACTTTTTTGCCTAGTTTTTTTCCAAGTAATGCTTTTTTGATAGGGGTTTCGTCCATTTTTTGGCGAGAGGCGTGGAAATATGGAGAGAGGGCGTTTAGGTATTGTAATCATGATGTGGGTCATGCTATTGCTGCTATTTCATTGGCTGCAGCTGAGCTTGGTTGGGATGTGAAGTTGCTTGATGGCTTAGGGTCTAAGGAGTTAGAGAGGCTAATGGGGCTTGGAATTTATCAGGGGTTTCGAATCCCGGATAAGCCAATTAAAGGTAAGTTTCCTGAGATTGAATTTGAGCATCCAGATTGTGTGCTTGTTGTTTTTCCTAATGGTGTCAATGATTTTAAAGTGGATTATAAGGAATTGAGCTTGGCGATAATGGAATTTGGGAATTTAGAGTGGATAGGGAATCCGAATTCGCTTAGCAAAAAGCATGTTTGTTGGGATGTAATTTATACAACCGCAGAAGCTGTTAAAAAACCCTTAAAGATAGATGATAAGTTTTTAGTTGATAAATTTCAGAGCAGTGGGGTTTGTAGTGAAGGGTCTTATAAGGGTTTTAGCGCTAGGGAAATTATTAGGAAGAGGAGGAGTGCGGTAGATATGGATGGAGTTACTAAAATTGAGAGAGATACATTTTATCAGATTATGTTGCATTGTCTTCCTTCTGGCTGTGGAAGTGGAGAGAAGCAGAAGAGGCAATTGGCATTGCCATTTCGGGCACTTTCATGGGATGCGGAGGTGCATGCAGTTTTGTTTGTGCATAGAGTGGTTGGGTTGCCTAAAGGGTTGTATTTCTTGGTGAGGAATGAAGATCACTTGGATGAGCTTAAGAAATCCACAAGGGCTGAGTTTAAGTGGGAGAAACCAGAGGGATGTCCTGATGACTTGCCCTTGTATGAACTTGCTAGGGGTGATTGCCAGCAGATTGCTAAACAGCTCTCATGCCATCAG GACATTGCTAGTGATGGATGCTTCAGCCTTGGTATGGTGGCTCATTTTGAGCCTACTTTGCACAGCAAGGGTGCATGGATGTATCCTAGATTGTTTTGGGAGACTGGAGTTCTTGGCCAGGTTTTGTACCTCGAAGCGCATGCAGTTGGCATTTCTGCTACTGGGATTGGTTGCTTCTTTGATGATCCTG TGCATGAAAATCTTGGATTAAGGGGATCAAGCTTCCAGAGTCTGTATCACTTCACTGTTGGAGGCCCTGTCTTGGACAAGCGGATAATGAATCTGCCAGCTTATCCTGGCCCGAGCACTGATGCATGA
- the LOC118042216 gene encoding ycf20-like protein isoform X1, whose protein sequence is MATTMTLPNNPIKSKLSTTKCLKTVGFHRTACASGRKLYSQCSFVHVAEPYLAKNFCRRDWQIKSSVDGSGLDPSSSSSGGGTRLVRAIQAFQTRLGARIREIRKNLPMKLLFFLVGFYCATAFATVIGQTGDWDILSAALAVVVVEGIGALMYRASFPLVKSIRSIISVFNYWKAGLTLGLFLDSFKYEIDKISSFSNLFDFEVDIFSLFL, encoded by the exons ATGGCAACTACTATGACGTTGCCTAATAATCCGATAAAATCTAAGCTTTCGACTACAAAGTGTTTGAAAACAGTAGGATTTCATAGAACTGCGTGTGCTTCTGGCCGGAAATTATATTCTCAGTGTTCTTTTGTCCATGTGGCTGAACCCTATTTGGCCAAGAATTTTTG CAGGAGGGATTGGCAGATTAAGAGCAGTGTAGATGGTAGTGGATTGGATCCTTCTTCCTCGAGCAGTGGTGGTGGAACACGATTAGTTAGGGCAATTCAAGCTTTCCAAACCAGGCTGGGTGCAAGAATCCGGGAGATAAGGAAAAATCTTCCCATGAAATTACTCTTTTTCTTGGTGGGATTTTATTGTGCAACTGCCTTTGCTACGGTTATTGGTCAGACAGGTGATTGGGACATCTTATCTGCTGCCTTGGCGGTGGTGGTTGTGGAGGGGATTGGAGCCCTCATGTACAGGGCTTCTTTTCCCTTGGTCAAAAGTATTCGGAGCATTATCAGCGTGTTTAATTATTGGAAAGCTGGCCTTACTCTTGGTCTGTTCTTGGATtcatttaaatatgaaattgacAAGATTTCGAGCTTCAGTAACTTGTTCGATTTTGAAGTGGAtatcttctctctgtttttgtgA
- the LOC118042212 gene encoding protein GRAVITROPIC IN THE LIGHT 1-like gives MLPTGLKDNQPRESNSQKVHPQPMEDSANQNPEALEALISKIFTNISSLKSAYIQLQSAHTPYDPDKIQAADKDVISELKNLSELKHFYRENNPKPICVSPQDSRLAAEIQEQQSLLKTYEVMVKKFQSEIQNKDSEILQLQQMIEEANQKRAKLEKNLKLRGLSTKESEGSGDESGFYSVDLTPDLFISVVETAFKAIHDFSKPLINMMKAAGWDLDAAANSIESNVVYAKRAHKKYAFESHICQRMFSGFQHENFSIKVDSGAVSKETFFHQFLSMREMDPLDMLGQNPDSAFGKFCRSKYLVVVHPKMEASFFGNLDQRNYINGGGHPRTPFYQVFLKLAKSIWLLHRLAYSFDPNVKVFQVKRGNEFSEVYMESVVKNLILDENDPKPRVGLMVMPGFWIGGSVIQSRVYLSGVKVAE, from the coding sequence ATGCTACCCACTGGGTTGAAAGATAATCAACCCCGCGAGAGCAACAGTCAAAAGGTCCACCCTCAACCCATGGAAGATTCTGCAAATCAAAATCCAGAAGCTTTGGAAGCCTtgatatccaaaatatttaccAACATCTCCTCTCTGAAGTCAGCTTACATCCAGCTCCAATCTGCTCATACTCCCTACGATCCTGATAAGATACAAGCTGCTGACAAAGATGTAATTTCCGAGCTGAAAAATCTATCCGAGCTCAAGCATTTCTACAGGGAAAACAACCCCAAGCCAATATGTGTTTCTCCTCAGGACTCTCGGTTAGCTGCAGAGATCCAAGAACAGCAGAGCCTGCTCAAAACATATGAGGTTATGGTGAAGAAATTCCAATCTGAAATTCAGAATAAAGATTCTGAGATTCTTCAGTTGCAGCAGATGATTGAGGAGGCAAACCAGAAAAGAGCAAAACTGGAAAAGAATCTTAAACTCAGGGGCTTGTCAACCAAAGAATCAGAGGGTTCTGGAGATGAAAGTGGTTTTTATTCTGTGGATCTAACCCCGGATCTCTTCATATCTGTGGTAGAAACAGCTTTCAAAGCCattcatgatttttctaaacCATTGATCAACATGATGAAAGCAGCTGGGTGGGATCTTGATGCTGCAGCTAACTCCATTGAATCCAACGTTGTTTATGCAAAGAGAGCCCACAAAAAGTACGCATTTGAGTCTCATATATGTCAAAGAATGTTTAGTGGGTTTCAGCACGAGAACTTCTCAATTAAAGTAGACAGTGGGGCAGTTTCAAAGGAGACTTTCTTCCACCAATTTCTTTCTATGAGGGAAATGGATCCTTTGGACATGCTAGGTCAGAACCCAGATTCTGCTTTTGGGAAATTTTGCAGGAGCAAATACCTGGTGGTGGTTCACCCAAAGATGGAGGCTTCATTCTTTGGAAATTTAGATCAGCGAAATTATATAAATGGGGGAGGGCATCCAAGAACGCCCTTCTACCAGGTGTTCTTGAAACTGGCCAAGTCGATCTGGCTTTTGCACAGGCTGGCTTATTCCTTTGATCCAAATGTTAAGGTCTTCCAGGTTAAGAGAGGAAATGAGTTCTCGGAGGTTTATATGGAAAGTGTTGTAAAAAACCTGATATTAGATGAAAATGATCCAAAACCTAGGGTTGGTCTAATGGTTATGCCTGGGTTTTGGATAGGAGGCAGTGTGATTCAGAGCCGTGTTTATCTCTCAGGTGTGAAGGTTGCCGAATGA
- the LOC118042216 gene encoding ycf20-like protein isoform X2 has translation MATTMTLPNNPIKSKLSTTKCLKTVGFHRTACASGRKLYSQCSFVHVAEPYLAKNFWRDWQIKSSVDGSGLDPSSSSSGGGTRLVRAIQAFQTRLGARIREIRKNLPMKLLFFLVGFYCATAFATVIGQTGDWDILSAALAVVVVEGIGALMYRASFPLVKSIRSIISVFNYWKAGLTLGLFLDSFKYEIDKISSFSNLFDFEVDIFSLFL, from the exons ATGGCAACTACTATGACGTTGCCTAATAATCCGATAAAATCTAAGCTTTCGACTACAAAGTGTTTGAAAACAGTAGGATTTCATAGAACTGCGTGTGCTTCTGGCCGGAAATTATATTCTCAGTGTTCTTTTGTCCATGTGGCTGAACCCTATTTGGCCAAGAATTTTTG GAGGGATTGGCAGATTAAGAGCAGTGTAGATGGTAGTGGATTGGATCCTTCTTCCTCGAGCAGTGGTGGTGGAACACGATTAGTTAGGGCAATTCAAGCTTTCCAAACCAGGCTGGGTGCAAGAATCCGGGAGATAAGGAAAAATCTTCCCATGAAATTACTCTTTTTCTTGGTGGGATTTTATTGTGCAACTGCCTTTGCTACGGTTATTGGTCAGACAGGTGATTGGGACATCTTATCTGCTGCCTTGGCGGTGGTGGTTGTGGAGGGGATTGGAGCCCTCATGTACAGGGCTTCTTTTCCCTTGGTCAAAAGTATTCGGAGCATTATCAGCGTGTTTAATTATTGGAAAGCTGGCCTTACTCTTGGTCTGTTCTTGGATtcatttaaatatgaaattgacAAGATTTCGAGCTTCAGTAACTTGTTCGATTTTGAAGTGGAtatcttctctctgtttttgtgA